The Fundulus heteroclitus isolate FHET01 unplaced genomic scaffold, MU-UCD_Fhet_4.1 scaffold_56, whole genome shotgun sequence genome has a segment encoding these proteins:
- the LOC105922367 gene encoding amphiphysin, giving the protein MAEIKTGIFAKNVQKRLNRAQEKVLQKLGKADETKDEQFEQVVINFKRQESEGARLQREMKAYMAAIKGMQQASINLTQSLHEVYEPDWHGKDDIVTIGKDCDALWEDFHNKLVDSTLLNLDGYLQQFPDLKMRVAKRSRKLIDYDSARHQLESLQVTGMKNDRKVMKAEDELKKAQKVFDELNIGLQDELPTLWDRRVGFYISTFKIVTSLEAKFHREISLVCRELYEVMTKLREQHSDKIFTIQGAPSDSGPLRLARTPSPPDDETPPESPDASSNHMLRPISPGPPRPKSPVQVMPVQVQHSWI; this is encoded by the exons GTTCTGCAAAAACTGGGGAAAGCAGACGAGACCAAAGATGAGCAGTTTGAACAAGTGGTTATTAACTTCAAGAGACAAGAG TCTGAAGGTGCTCGGCTGCAGAGGGAGATGAAGGCCTACATGGCTGCCATCAAAG GGATGCAGCAGGCATCCATCAACCTGACGCAGTCTCTGCATGAAGTCTATGAACCGGACTGGCATGGCAAAGATGACATTGTGACCATTGGGAAG GACTGTGATGCATTATGGGAAGACTTCCATAACAAACTGGTGGACTCAACTCTGCTGAACCTGGATGGATACCTGCAACAGTTCCCGGATCTAAAG ATGCGTGTGGCCAAAAGAAGTCGGAAACTCATTGACTACGACAGCGCACGTCATCAACTGGAATCTTTGCAAGTGACTGGGATGAAGAATGACAGGAAGGTTATGAAG GCAGAAGATGAGCTTAAAAAGGCCCAGAAAGTGTTTGATGAGTTGAATATCGGCCTGCAAGACGAGCTGCCGACTCTTTGGGATCG CCGAGTAGGTTTCTACATCAGCACCTTTAAGATTGTGACAAGTCTGGAGGCAAAGTTTCACAGAGAGATTTCACTG GTGTGCCGGGAGCTTTATGAAGTCATGACCAAATTAAGAGAACAGCACTCAGACAAAATCTTCACCATCCAAGGAGCTCCCAG tgATTCTGGACCACTGCGCCTTGCTAGGACCCCATCACCACCGGATGATGAGACTCCACCAGAGAGTCCGGATGCCAGCTCCAATCACATGCTCCGCCCAATTTCACCTGGACCTCCTCGGCCAAAGTCTCCAGTTCAGGTAATGCCAGTCCAGGTTCAGCACAGCTGGATCTGA